The Vicinamibacterales bacterium genome has a segment encoding these proteins:
- a CDS encoding nucleotidyltransferase family protein has protein sequence MEPLDLLVASARQSLGAPRRGITAPRTVWHALPDAAERHGMSAWVHASLQTGGDAPAEIRAAIEARARAQRIRALHAVSQLTSIVQSLRRAGIESVALKGPLLSAWLYGDLGMRRFTDLDLLIDREQREAALRILSGDGYVLRGGMSVATARVVYAGTGAWPLTHPAGFPVDLHWRAQAHGFASPFGPREVLRDSITVPAAGGDVNLPCAPHAAVLGLLHAAKHLWTSLELVLSIAHVMRRSEVDWTLVYRLSKNAGAWNACAAGMTLANELFDVIIPAVAHDHLRTAAIDPLVRMARAFLRMPDVAGAPLRAELRAHCASLDTLRGRGRYAAWRLLAPTPLEPAWWPLPDRLAPLYAPVRLIRLAMRRGVRVPH, from the coding sequence ATGGAGCCCTTAGATCTCCTCGTCGCGAGCGCACGCCAATCGCTGGGTGCGCCGCGACGCGGCATCACGGCGCCACGGACGGTGTGGCACGCGCTGCCCGACGCCGCCGAACGGCACGGGATGAGCGCGTGGGTGCACGCGTCGCTGCAGACCGGCGGTGACGCGCCCGCGGAGATCCGCGCCGCGATCGAGGCGCGCGCCCGCGCGCAACGCATACGGGCGCTGCACGCCGTGTCGCAGCTCACGAGCATCGTCCAGTCGCTGCGCCGGGCGGGCATCGAGTCGGTCGCGCTGAAGGGGCCGCTGCTGTCGGCATGGCTGTACGGCGATCTCGGGATGCGGCGCTTCACCGATCTCGATCTGCTGATCGACCGCGAGCAGCGGGAGGCGGCGCTGCGGATCCTCTCGGGTGACGGGTATGTGCTGCGCGGCGGGATGTCGGTCGCAACCGCGCGCGTCGTGTATGCCGGGACCGGTGCGTGGCCGCTGACGCATCCGGCGGGATTCCCCGTCGACCTGCACTGGCGCGCGCAGGCGCACGGATTCGCGTCGCCGTTCGGGCCGCGCGAGGTCCTGCGCGACAGCATCACCGTGCCCGCGGCCGGCGGCGACGTCAACCTGCCCTGCGCCCCGCACGCCGCCGTCCTTGGCCTGCTCCACGCCGCCAAGCATCTGTGGACGTCACTGGAGCTGGTGCTGTCGATCGCGCACGTGATGCGGCGGAGCGAGGTCGACTGGACGCTGGTGTATCGGCTGAGCAAGAACGCGGGCGCATGGAACGCATGCGCGGCGGGCATGACGCTCGCGAACGAACTGTTCGATGTCATCATTCCGGCGGTGGCACACGATCACCTTCGAACGGCCGCGATCGACCCGCTGGTGCGAATGGCGCGGGCCTTCCTGCGGATGCCGGACGTCGCCGGGGCGCCGCTGCGCGCCGAACTCCGCGCGCATTGCGCGTCGCTCGATACGCTGCGCGGCCGCGGCCGCTATGCCGCGTGGCGGCTGCTCGCGCCGACGCCGCTCGAGCCGGCCTGGTGGCCGCTGCCCGATCGGCTCGCGCCGCTCTATGCGCCGGTGCGGTTGATTCGTCTGGCGATGCGGCGCGGCGTCCGCGTGCCACACTGA